A window of the Salarias fasciatus chromosome 7, fSalaFa1.1, whole genome shotgun sequence genome harbors these coding sequences:
- the LOC115391530 gene encoding lon protease homolog, mitochondrial-like — translation MLTAKAELGTEPQPSDVLMVEVNNMHHEPFTVTEEVNARTEEIVKTICDIIALNPLYRESVLPMMQAGQRVVDDPLYLSDKGAALMGAESGELRDVLEETSMNPRWLYKALSLLKKEHELSKLQQSLGCEVKDQTHRKYLLQEQLKIIKNVTRNYLDWLTSQGTNSEENLSLDRATAILDEDHHGMEDVKKSILVGRLAASR, via the exons ATGCTAACGGCcaaagcag AGTTGGGGACGGAGCCTCAGCCCTCGGATGTCCTGATGGTGGAAGTGAACAACATGCACCATGAGCCGTTCACCGTCACCGAGGAGGTCAAC GCTCGGACAGAGGAGATAGTGAAGACCATCTGTGACATCATCGCTCTGAACCCGCTGTACAg ggagtCAGTGCTGCCGATGATGCAGGCGGGCCAGCGGGTGGTGGACGACCCGCTGTACCTCAGCGACAAAGGCGCAGCCCTGATGGGGGCGGAGTCCGGCGAGCTGCGGGACGTCCTGGAGGAGACCAGCatga ATCCCCGGTGGCTCTACAAAGCTCTGTCTCTGCTGAAGAAGGAGCACGAGCTCAgcaagctgcagcagagcctgggCTGTGAGGTGa AAGATCAGACGCACAGGAAGtacctcctgcaggagcagctgaagatcATCAAGAA CGTGACCCGGAACTACCTGGATTGGCTGACCAGCCAGGGAACGAACAGCGAGGAGAACCTGAGCCTGGACCGAGCCACCGCCATCCTGGACGAGGACCACCACGGCATGGAGGATGTCAAGAAGAGCATCCTGGTGGGTCGGCTagccgctagccgctag